A segment of the Elaeis guineensis isolate ETL-2024a chromosome 6, EG11, whole genome shotgun sequence genome:
TCATAATACGGAATCCAAACAATTTTTGGGTATTATCTCAATTATGAACGCAAGAAAACCTTTAAGGAAAGGATGCAAAGCATTTTTGGCCCATGTAATAGAcgtcgagaaggaaaagataaagctggatgatatcccaattatcaaagaattttctgatattttttcagatgaactACCAGGATTGCCCCCAGAGCGTgaagttgaatttaaaattgatatcaccccGGGAACCGGACCTATTTCAAAacctccttatcggatggctcccgtagagttacgagaattaaaggatcaactgcaagaacttttgaataaaaatttgtcCGGCCAAGCAcatcaccttggggagctcctgtgttatttgtgaaaaagaaagatggaagcatgcgattatgcattgactatcgggagttgaacaaggtaaccataaagaaCAAATATCCTCTTCcacgaatagatgacttatttgatcaacttcagggtgctcaagttttctccaaaatcGACTTACGATCtggctatcatcaactaagaattagagatgaagatgtacctaagactgcatttagaaccaggtatggtcattatgaatttttagtaataccctttggactaaccaatgcaccggctgcttttatggatatgatgaacaggattttcaagccgtatctggatcaattcgttgttgtttttattgatgatatcctagtgtattctaaaaatatagaggaacatgagagacatttgaggatcgtgtttcagaccttaagaaaagagaagctcttcgccaagcttagcaagtgtgaattctggctggatagtgttgtcttcctcggccatgtaatatccaaggaaggaatctcagtcgatccaaagaagatagaagccgtggTAAATTGGCCTCGACCGACTAATGTGACGGAAGTaagaagcttcttaggcttggctggttattatagaagattcgtcaaGGAATTTTCCCAAATTGCAATTCCTCTGACTCGCCTAACTCAGAAACGAATAAAATTTGTatggagcagtgaatgtgagcagagttttcaagatctgaagcaaaGATTGATATCTACCCCAGTTCTTACCCTACCATCTAatgaaggaggatttgtcatctatagtgatgcttctaagaaaggattaggttgtgtgttgatgcagaatgataaggtcatagcttatgcttctcgacaactaaaagcctatgagcagaattatccgacccatgatttggaattagcagctattatttttgctttaaagatttggcgacactatttatatggagaatcatgtgaaatctttactgatcataaaagcttgaaatacttatttactcaaaaagagctgaatatgaggcaaagaaggtggcttgaactattaaaggattatgacctaaatattaaatatcaccctggaaaagctaatgtggtggcagatgcacttagtaggaagtcttcagcgaatgtgatgactctgctatcctttcagcaacaaattcttagggatcttgaagatttgcaaattgaagtgacttgtacTGATATTAAGAAAGTATTAGCAAATTTGATGGTTCAACCAGcattgatcgaacagataaaagtggtccaacaaagtgatattcatttatgtcagATTAAGAAGAACATAGAGAAAGGGTTACGAACTGAGTTTAGACTAcatacagatggaactctttattttgggaacagattatgtataccgggtgatcctgaactaaaaaggaaaattttggaagaagcccataaatctcgtttctcttttcatcccggtagtacaaagatgtatagagatttaaaacaactcttctggtggaatggaatgaaACGGGAGATAGCTCGatttgtatctcaatgcttggtatgccagcaagtgaaagccgaacatcaaagacctgctggtctgctaagaccattagagataccagaatggAAATGGGAACATATCACGATGGATTTTGTTACTGGACTTCCAAGGACAACAAGAAAAAGCGATGCTGTGTGGGTGATTGTTGACCGacttactaaatcagctcactttctaccttttcgagttggcactccgcttgataagttagcccagatgtatattgatggaattgtacgtctgcatggtgttccaataagtattgtatctgatcgagatccacgatttgtatctagattttggaaaagttttcaagatgccttgggaacagaattgaggcttagtactgcattTCATCCtcagaccgatggccaatctgaaaggacaattcaaactctggaggatatgttaagagcttgtgcttttgacttcggaggacattgggataatcatgtggcattgattgaatttgcatataataacagttttcattctagtatccagatggcaccctatgaagccctatatggaagaaagtgtagatcccctctgtattgggatgaagtgggtgaaaagaaattaattggtcccgagttagttcaagatgccagagacaaaatttatctaatcaagagaagactcaaggcagctcaggatagacaaaagagtttggcagatagaaaaagaagagaattagaatttcaggtcggtaatcatgtttttctaaaggtatcacctactaagggtgtcatgagatTCGGGaggcatggcaagctgagtccgcgatatattggatcttttgagattttaaatcgagtaggagatgttgcatacgaactagccttaccatcagatttatccaaagtacacaatgtctttcatgtttcactactgaggaagtatgtacctgatccaaacagtgtgataaagtatgagccattgcaagttcatgaagatctaacctatgaagaatttcctCTGCGAATTATTgaccgaaaagagcaagttctaagacggcgtaccattccatacgtaaagattcattggagtaatcatgaagagagagaggctacgtgggagcttgaagacgatatgaagatgagatatccacacttatttgaaaatgaaggtatgttaaatttcgaggatgaattttttttttttaggagggtagaatgtgataatccgaCCCAATTgaggcccaaaaccagctcaaagcccacccgaaagaaaaaaaaaaagggaaaaacagagtaggaagactcccgatcggagtcttcctcttctccgatcaaaaatcgaagtcctagggccattaaaagaccctaggacgaaccctataagaaacccctctctctcctctttgggtagacccttcagtcgccgTCGATTGCCAGAGATTTCCTCCGATTTTCCCAtttgaagccgtgactcctcgacccgtgttcgccgcgatttctcgccggtgggggtcaccggaggttgtggtaaggtctccctcctctccctctcttctctcccttcttttccgtgccggtgagcacgatggccggcgacgggtgtcgccggatttagttagAGAAGAAAaccccctgttcgccgcctctttcctatgattttccgacgccgacggtcaagccgaccgccggccctggtctctccgaacccgggagagtcggccgctgccgccggccaccaccggccatgagatggccgtgatcggccgatcaaggcacggggacctcaaggtcccctgtttcggcccaatgaaagcccgggaagaagaagaaaagaaaagaaaagaaaagaaaaagggaaaaagaaaaagaaaagaaaaaggaaaaagaaaagaaaaaggaaaaagaaaaaaaaaataataataagaaaagagaaaattttccactctctcctcttttttcctctctttttctctctctattgtctctctctaaaaagaaaaagaaaaagaaaaagaaaaagaaaatatatatataaatatataaataataataataataataatatatatatatgtgagagaaagtttttctcatctctctcttaagtctttctctctctagaattagactttttctctctaccttctctctacattttctctctctaaaatttcttcctattttctctctctagacctttctctctcattatggatttcatcactctagggtcattctctctctctgattacatcacaaaccctaggataaactcgagatgaaaatatgatgatctagaactgctccgaaattcgtgcagtagatcggatcccgatccgattctttttcaaaattgataatatcaatcatggttaatctatattaagtcaccttgatatgacctctgatgatctcaatcatgattgccatttttaaaagatacgaagattctctctccactttctctctctactttctctctctactttccctctcaaaaaaaaaaaaaaaaatcctatgaatcccttattaggctatcttcttcacttttagggacctatgaccttaaatcagaTTAGAGCCGAAGgaggagatttattggactgattatcaaatcggtcatttctttatattatgtaattttattaaaaaatataaaatttattaatgatttaatattttaaataggactgtctgattcttttaaagaagattaaaaggtcctggacgatcgaggtaagtagattttaagctccttatttattttgaaatgatcatgcttttatgtaaagaattgctattgataaaatcataatttttcataaaataaggatcggcatatgtgatatgaaaaagcatgttttattatgagcattgattttatgaatatatcttatgaaaatagcatgattatgaagcatgaatttcattgtttttccatctgtgtatatgtatgctttaagaaaaagatataaagatttcaaaggctctcagatggctatgaatgaatcccttcgggaaggtcgacatccggagctagcatccacacgaaacatggccctgccagcggatataaagttggcacaagaattaagaactctgtcgattaagaaacatggccctgtcacgggtataatagtgaccttagcatgaatatctgtgagcaatgttttgaaacatgacatgaatacatgatgaaaatgatttacgattcataattgtgaaatatacatgatttatgcatgcatgatgagcttataacttattttattatatgctctatgaaatatttatttttgcaataattgttatttgctaaatgatgcattatcatagaaaacttatgcttgatccggtaaggaagcggaagtctacttactgagctagtgtagctcatattctttttgttttctcttttatGTACAGAAAAATAAGGCTAGGATCGAAGGAAAGAGAATCCAAgcttggagatcagcaaagcaagtttaaaaattttgctctaggaattcagtttatgtttatggattgaagacattatgaattttaagacttgaattattttatctctggatttagatgctctgaaccagttttggtttaattaaataattgaattgaattttattattatctttatttgtgatacacctgtcATTAtacttaagaagatgaattttggcttcgtgttatcgtgggtccatcccttggtagcatggccgtgttatgtcccggatttggggcgtgacgtAACTGGCTGCAGTGTTACAAAACTGACACTAGATTACAGCAGATTGCACCATTCACCAGAAACTGGTGGTCAAACTCATTATAACAACGCAGTGCCTTTTTccgcaaaaaaaaaaggaaaacacaTGCAACAACAACAACTACTACTACTACTTTGGATTCCCTCACCACAGGAAAACCAACCTCGGACCTGTGACACAACATTGATTTTCCCAATTTTGGAGCTGCTATAACATCAAATACTACTATTGTGATAGCCCagcagcccaaaaaaaaaaaaaaattgatgaagactcccacagggagtcttcttctcccgaccggctcctaatcggagtcggaaacctcaccggagaggagtcaaactcctctcctttggttctatttaaaggggagacccttctcccttcttcctaccaaagaatcccggggcaaaacggcggcaatcgtcggaaaaatcccgcggaagaccgtccctgtgccgtccaatttctcgccggaaaagcttcgccggcgatggaggtaagcctcctccccttcctctcttctcccttttccttcccgtgccgatgtgcacgctcgccggcgaccggagtcgtcggattttgttgcggaagtaaccttcattttttactgttttcttggattaccgtcgccggtggtcaccgccgaccaccggtttggctctCTTCTTATCGACGAGTCACCCCTCTCCTgctgacggccgccccacgccggctgcgccgccggccggccacccaacgaggggacctcaaggtcccctgtttcagcccaaaacaagtccacgggaagaagaaaaagaaaaagaaaagaagaagaaggaaaagaaaagaaaaagaaaagaaaaggaagaaaaagaaaagaaaaaggaaaaagaaaaaaaaaagagagaaagaaagaaaagaagaaagagaaaaataaaattaattaataaataatgggataaataataaaatataagaaagagagtttctctctctttcctctctctcttcagcctgaactagtattttctctctctagaattggactttctctctctagaattctctctctagattatctctcctaagatttctagaattttgagaagaatgatgatgaatttaaatgattctcgtaatgaatttttgatctgtgatcgtcggacgatacaccgacatccactttgatcagatcaggtatttttagattttatttctcatgatcttattgaattatccacatgataattttagcatgatttgatctgatcgatcagaatttgttgaatcatattgtctgaagaattcaagatgagttttctctctctagaattttctctctctaaaatattctctcttgattgattctctctaaaaaaaaaagaggttagtgaatgaagaaatttcttttaataagtctgatctgattttaatgaagaaccctgatctatgattgtcagacagcgtactggcacccaccttaatcagactatgaatctttagatttgatcatccatgattctgatctagccatgatttgatttgatcatgttgatttcaccaattgagatattggaccaattgtaatgttggattgtatcacctgatcaattcgaattgtacctcatgaattctctcttctctgattttctctctccacttgattttatgaaatcgatgaagaaatctcgatcctatcacttcgaatccgatttgatctgatagtcaaactttggatcgtttaggtcctaattagattttgatttgatgaaattagatgatcggacccaatctaaaccgttgaaatatggtattcgtattctttctaattattgaaattgattctgtataggattgtggatgtttgatcatgggatatcgcgatatgatctacgaacaaaatttttggaagaaaatttatagaattatgtggatttattggaatacgtttgaggtaagtaatgttttactttttctagatttatcggcaaattataatgtattcttctgacataatttgtgaaacgatgcatgaattggatgaatggtattttgttatgaaaatatcttatttgaaatgttatgatgaagcatgattgaatatattgatttcatgatgcattatattgattgatttcgatactacatgattatatgttttattatcgaaattagaatatgaaacatgatttatgaagaattatgatataagaaacaataagaattgacaacctgactatgtaaaggaccctgccaatgggggcatatacgttggcaattgattgtcctgagggtttatgtcgtcagtgagaccagcgatatgtcgccagagagaccagcgacaaaccgccagcgagaccagcggttccaaaggatatggctgccagatgattcgcagcctaccgcaagcagatacgcggtattatgaccctgccacaggaaaaatatggtcatagctcatggttgacgaaaagaaattgaagaacaaaaaaaaaattgaaatttagaaagaaacttgaattttcaaaaaaaaaatgaatttggcatgaattatgttgcataattgaaattgatttcaaattgatgaactctgtatacttattttctataaataatgatttacttaaatacctgatgaaatctattgaaaagtgatcattgcttactgggctgtctagctcattacttcctattttattgtttttacagatgttgaggaattaagatgatacaagatatgaataaaagagtgatcagaagcagaatcttcatacttttattttgggttgaaaggcttattgaatttgatgcaaagcctttgaattgttgttgaatttattgagatattaaagaataaaaaatttaggttgttatattttagatttaaattgttgactaattattccgctgttattttaggatagtatgataagatgccttgcatgcttatgggaagagttttctatgagtatgcgacggttgccatgaccttcgattcaaaatctcgggtcgggggcgtgacaattaatatggtatcagagcataagtgaatgaattatgaaatatagaatcagatatagaatgggtgtaagtggataaacaccagggacattatggtgtagatctttaatgattgtagtggaagaaatatttaaaaattttgattaaacattgagattatgtataaaaggatcgcaagagattatgacatatagaatttaaaatatgatggatgatctattgatcatgatatgattagttagatcttgatcgaaagtaatcacaaaaggattgacataaaattttattatgcattgtggttattaatttgatcattggttattcaagtgaatcgtaagttcaaatttgatgtgaaaataatactatgatattacttctagttgagaagttgactattattggcaagataaagatttgataataaaatgttattccagaatgggctaagaaagttttttttatgatgcttgattggaatatttatcgaaa
Coding sequences within it:
- the LOC140858842 gene encoding LOW QUALITY PROTEIN: uncharacterized protein (The sequence of the model RefSeq protein was modified relative to this genomic sequence to represent the inferred CDS: inserted 1 base in 1 codon) yields the protein MSDREGETLANMAARTRGTRGARLTSRGADNQPAERAPDAPATQADIAGVCQVVAQLIQQQAQTAPRPTLSMESYYERFRRLNPPLFEGGSDPMAAETWIREXEKMFDALQYPENVKVRLAIPMLKGNAEFWWTAIKAAYGNNDDQLTWEEFKEIFYDQYFPGTMRLVKENEFLALKQKDDMTVLEYANKFNELGRFCPQLMEFERSKANRFEQGLRYGIRSRLSSHIFNNYKDVLERALKVESELKRAELERGDKKRPRSAGNLKDQQKNFKSNNSDKKKESSSCSYCEKNHNGPCLKRIGACFLCGEKGHMARDCPNKKRDDTRSNKPVDQKQKENARVFTLNQQEANANDQVVTGIIPVNSIYARVLFDSGSSHSFISLKFATSLNCVPEKLNKPLYVSTPFKNIIVADIIFKNCIIQIEEKELAADLIQLNMYDFDVILGMNWLSSYHAHIDCFGKRVVFQILDEPQFFFQGEVHNTESKQFLGIISIMNARKPLRKGCKAFLAHVIDVEKEKIKLDDIPIIKEFSDIFSDELPGLPPEREVEFKIDITPGTGPISKPPYRMAPVELRELKDQLQELLNKNLDEDVPKTAFRTRYGHYEFLVIPFGLTNAPAAFMDMMNRIFKPYLDQFVVVFIDDILVYSKNIEEHERHLRIVFQTLRKEKLFAKLSKCEFWLDSVVFLGHVISKEGISVDPKKIEAVVNWPRPTNVTEVRSFLGLAGYYRRFVKEFSQIAIPLTRLTQKRIKFVWSSECEQSFQDLKQRLISTPVLTLPSNEGGFVIYSDASKKGLGCVLMQNDKVIAYASRQLKAYEQNYPTHDLELAAIIFALKIWRHYLYGESCEIFTDHKSLKYLFTQKELNMRQRRWLELLKDYDLNIKYHPGKANVVADALNALGTELRLSTAFHPQTDGQSERTIQTLEDMLRACAFDFGGHWDNHVALIEFAYNNSFHSSIQMAPYEALYGRKCRSPLYWDEVGEKKLIGPELVQDARDKIYLIKRRLKAAQDRQKSLADRKRRELEFQSSSTAILCLNYKIPNNAEGTTAEPFAIR